A portion of the Sphingobacterium spiritivorum genome contains these proteins:
- a CDS encoding SusC/RagA family TonB-linked outer membrane protein — translation MLKKYFSILLLVWMSMCVSESSAQTHITLEGRILDQKSDEPISGVSVSVKENPRSGSVITGSQGSFRIRAHRGQTLVISHIGYIAAEVVVNTSQSDLIFRLEEDPHVLSEVLVTGALGIKRQSRELGTSAQSVNNEELNLGKVVNPLLALSSKVAGLRINATDLTTGKTDPGIQIRLRGTRSLNRSKNDPLYVVDGVPLPDITRINPNDIQDITVLKGANAAALYGSEGVNGAIMITTKSGRSERGQINFSNSTTFSNVFLLPPAQTVFGQGQNGVYSPVANESWGDKFNGETRDFGLPINGVQPTKVYAAPSKDNRLGFFDTGITTQNDLSFSGGDEKGSYFVSLQDVRLKGVIPGDRSSRTGARFNGSRRFNKLNTSFNMNYVFFKNNTTSDGPWLSVYTQPANIDYKEARNWEDPSSPNHPLNWYNPVAGTRNPIFMADNNRNMYDQHTLNSKLEFNYEFTDWFDATYRTGLYFQSEPGRVTNRKLVSNIATRNINGSVNDTHRGFTRFNNDLILNFHKNFGDFTTKLLVGQNVRMDDSKLINVSAANLLFEDIFNQGSRTGELTGGSTITKYRSLATYGEFTAGYKNYLFLTLTGRNDQVSVLDPNNNSYFSPGISSSFVFTDAIESLKNSSILSYGRIYTSYNKTGNVTLDPYRLNLTYSQTGGFPFGSLVGFTPSLSEPNLLIKPEFVKSFEVGTQLAFFNDRLRTDIAYAYSDSDGQIFNAGISSATGFNSTIVNAGQVINKTLEVMINGTAIKNKDVRLEFGVNFSYTDTKAKNLYAGDEFNIFRQAYAIKGLQYPTLRMTDFLRENGKIVLDKDGNVIPSTDEKVLGTMVPPYLFGFNTKFSYKSLTVGFQIDSRLGSWMYSEVVPRMYAAGTHPETAKYDRQPFIMPNSMVRLADGSIVENTDVYSKGDKAWWTAYGNIQTTTAAKGDYLKLRELYIGYDLPEKWLAGQRLIKKASIGFVGNNLFIIRHSSNTIGDPEALYNQTDGYNSFRQIPSARSMGFNVNMTF, via the coding sequence ATGTTAAAAAAATACTTTTCAATCTTATTACTTGTGTGGATGTCGATGTGCGTTTCGGAGTCATCGGCGCAGACCCATATTACCCTGGAAGGGCGTATTCTGGATCAGAAAAGTGATGAGCCGATCAGTGGCGTGTCGGTTTCGGTGAAAGAAAATCCGCGTTCAGGAAGCGTAATTACAGGTTCTCAAGGTTCCTTCCGTATCCGTGCACATCGCGGACAGACATTAGTGATCTCCCATATTGGTTATATTGCTGCTGAGGTCGTCGTTAACACGAGTCAGTCCGATCTTATATTTCGCCTGGAAGAAGATCCTCATGTGCTCAGCGAAGTTCTTGTAACGGGAGCTTTGGGTATAAAAAGACAGTCCAGAGAACTGGGTACCTCTGCACAATCGGTCAATAATGAAGAGCTTAATTTAGGTAAAGTGGTCAATCCCTTACTGGCTTTATCAAGTAAGGTTGCCGGATTGAGGATTAATGCTACGGACCTGACAACAGGAAAAACAGATCCGGGTATTCAGATCCGTTTGAGAGGAACACGCTCTTTGAACAGATCTAAAAATGACCCTTTATATGTTGTAGACGGAGTTCCTTTGCCGGATATTACCCGTATTAATCCAAATGACATACAGGATATCACTGTGCTTAAAGGAGCAAATGCTGCGGCCTTATACGGATCTGAAGGTGTTAATGGTGCTATTATGATCACGACTAAATCGGGCAGATCAGAAAGAGGTCAGATCAATTTCAGTAACAGTACTACATTTTCAAATGTATTTTTATTACCTCCTGCGCAGACGGTCTTCGGACAAGGGCAGAATGGTGTCTACAGTCCCGTTGCTAACGAGTCATGGGGAGATAAATTTAATGGGGAAACGAGAGATTTCGGTTTGCCAATCAATGGAGTACAGCCAACAAAAGTTTACGCTGCTCCGTCTAAAGATAACAGGTTGGGTTTTTTTGATACAGGAATCACTACCCAGAATGATTTATCCTTTTCCGGAGGAGATGAGAAGGGTTCTTACTTTGTGTCTTTACAGGATGTGCGTTTAAAAGGAGTAATTCCGGGTGACAGATCCAGTCGTACAGGTGCCAGATTTAACGGGTCACGCCGTTTTAATAAGCTGAATACTTCATTTAATATGAATTATGTATTCTTCAAGAACAATACAACAAGTGACGGTCCCTGGTTATCAGTCTATACACAGCCCGCTAATATAGATTATAAAGAAGCAAGAAACTGGGAGGATCCAAGCTCTCCAAATCATCCGCTCAATTGGTATAATCCGGTAGCAGGTACCAGAAATCCTATTTTTATGGCGGATAATAATAGAAATATGTATGATCAGCATACTTTAAATTCAAAACTGGAATTCAATTATGAGTTTACAGACTGGTTTGATGCGACGTACAGAACAGGTCTTTATTTCCAGTCTGAACCGGGAAGGGTCACTAACCGTAAGTTAGTATCAAATATTGCTACACGAAATATCAATGGTTCGGTAAATGATACACACCGTGGATTCACACGCTTCAATAATGATTTGATTTTGAATTTTCACAAGAACTTCGGTGATTTCACCACCAAATTATTGGTTGGACAGAATGTTCGTATGGATGACTCGAAACTCATCAACGTAAGTGCTGCAAATTTATTGTTTGAAGATATATTCAACCAAGGTTCAAGAACAGGAGAGCTGACCGGAGGATCTACTATAACGAAATATCGTTCACTGGCAACTTACGGTGAGTTTACAGCGGGATACAAAAATTATTTGTTTTTGACTTTAACAGGTAGAAATGATCAGGTATCCGTCCTGGATCCGAATAATAACAGTTACTTCTCTCCGGGGATCAGTTCATCATTTGTGTTTACAGATGCAATAGAAAGTCTTAAGAACAGCAGTATTCTAAGTTATGGACGGATTTACACTTCGTATAACAAGACCGGTAATGTTACCTTAGATCCTTACAGATTAAACCTGACGTACAGTCAGACCGGAGGTTTCCCTTTTGGTAGTCTGGTCGGATTTACGCCATCACTATCAGAACCGAATTTGTTAATCAAACCTGAATTTGTAAAATCATTTGAGGTGGGAACCCAACTGGCATTCTTTAATGACAGATTGCGGACCGATATCGCTTACGCATATTCAGATTCTGACGGACAGATTTTCAATGCCGGAATATCCAGTGCCACAGGATTTAATTCTACTATTGTGAATGCGGGGCAGGTAATCAATAAGACACTTGAGGTCATGATTAACGGTACTGCTATTAAAAATAAAGATGTAAGATTGGAGTTTGGGGTTAATTTCAGTTATACAGATACCAAAGCGAAAAATCTATATGCAGGAGATGAGTTTAATATTTTCAGACAGGCGTATGCCATCAAAGGTTTGCAATACCCTACTCTTCGTATGACCGATTTTCTAAGGGAGAACGGAAAGATTGTACTGGATAAAGACGGAAATGTTATTCCATCTACAGACGAGAAAGTATTAGGTACAATGGTTCCTCCTTATCTGTTTGGATTTAATACCAAATTCAGCTATAAATCCTTGACAGTAGGATTTCAGATCGATTCGAGATTAGGTAGCTGGATGTATTCTGAGGTTGTGCCTCGTATGTATGCTGCCGGGACACACCCGGAAACGGCTAAGTATGACAGACAGCCGTTTATTATGCCAAATTCTATGGTACGGTTGGCGGACGGCTCTATCGTTGAGAATACCGATGTATACTCTAAAGGAGATAAAGCCTGGTGGACTGCGTATGGAAATATCCAGACAACCACTGCAGCAAAAGGTGATTATTTAAAACTAAGAGAGCTTTATATCGGGTATGATTTACCTGAAAAATGGTTGGCAGGGCAGAGGCTGATTAAAAAAGCAAGTATTGGATTTGTAGGAAATAACCTGTTTATTATCAGACATTCTTCCAACACAATAGGAGATCCTGAAGCGCTGTATAATCAAACAGACGGATACAACAGTTTCAGACAGATTCCTTCAGCAAGATCAATGGGCTTTAATGTTAACATGACTTTTTAA
- a CDS encoding SusD/RagB family nutrient-binding outer membrane lipoprotein, which produces MKYNIIKIGLLAFVSITLTACSDFLDVNVNPNSPIKENLSLNAKLPAALVTTAANEAIQLNQIGGLWGGYWGTSNEGVSSFTSLKTYNGPAIRDTRDGVPVWESNYNNLLYYKEILDQANTEDAKFYSGIAKIMMAYHFFILVDFYNNVPFDEALKGSAVLHPSYELGKDVYTKSINLITEGIQEIKVASLLPTNDDVLFKGDKIKWAKFGNTLKLRALLRQSEVSAQSAYITQEIAKIVQEGSGFLLENASVNPGYLNTATKMNPFYETFYRNNAGVAVANYANIRPTQYLISKYKEFNDPRLAQNYTSVAGDYKGVIFGNNTIANEFAAATTSAFKGPTENSNQPAGIIKSFNQVSMIISLAEANFLQAEAVERGWISGVASQLYQSGVQASFNYLFNVNNYNIQTYINQNSVSYATATNKIERIITQKWLALNSINNIQAWNDFRRLGFPNFPNSVSSPTAGAHPLRFMYPETEVNTNNQNVVAQGENGVLTSKVWWDAN; this is translated from the coding sequence ATGAAATACAATATTATAAAAATAGGTTTGCTGGCATTCGTTTCTATTACATTAACAGCATGTAGTGATTTTCTGGATGTAAATGTGAATCCGAACTCTCCGATAAAGGAAAATTTAAGTTTAAATGCCAAATTGCCTGCTGCATTGGTTACAACAGCAGCGAATGAGGCTATTCAGTTAAACCAGATCGGAGGATTGTGGGGCGGCTATTGGGGAACATCCAATGAGGGGGTTAGTTCATTTACATCGCTGAAAACGTATAATGGCCCGGCTATCCGGGATACCCGTGACGGAGTTCCGGTTTGGGAATCAAACTACAACAATCTTTTGTATTACAAGGAAATATTGGATCAGGCAAATACAGAAGATGCTAAATTCTATTCAGGGATAGCCAAAATTATGATGGCTTATCACTTCTTTATCCTTGTAGATTTCTATAACAATGTGCCATTCGATGAAGCATTGAAAGGTTCAGCTGTTCTGCACCCATCCTATGAGCTGGGTAAAGATGTGTATACCAAATCTATCAACCTGATCACTGAAGGTATTCAGGAAATCAAAGTTGCATCCCTGTTGCCCACAAATGATGATGTCCTCTTTAAAGGAGATAAAATTAAATGGGCAAAGTTTGGAAATACATTAAAATTGAGAGCACTTTTAAGACAATCAGAAGTTTCTGCACAGTCCGCTTACATTACACAGGAGATTGCGAAAATTGTACAGGAGGGATCAGGCTTTCTGTTAGAAAATGCTAGTGTCAATCCCGGTTACCTCAATACTGCGACTAAAATGAATCCTTTCTATGAAACGTTTTATCGCAATAATGCAGGTGTAGCAGTTGCAAATTATGCAAATATACGCCCTACTCAATACCTGATCAGCAAGTATAAGGAATTTAATGATCCCCGTCTTGCACAGAATTATACAAGTGTTGCAGGAGATTATAAAGGAGTAATTTTCGGAAACAACACGATTGCTAATGAATTTGCAGCCGCAACGACTTCAGCCTTCAAAGGTCCGACAGAGAATTCTAACCAACCGGCAGGGATTATAAAATCATTTAATCAGGTCAGTATGATTATCTCATTGGCGGAGGCTAATTTTCTGCAGGCCGAGGCTGTAGAAAGAGGATGGATTAGCGGAGTGGCAAGTCAACTGTACCAAAGCGGTGTTCAGGCTTCATTCAACTATTTGTTTAATGTCAACAATTATAATATACAGACCTATATCAATCAGAACAGTGTCAGTTATGCAACGGCTACAAATAAGATTGAAAGGATAATAACTCAAAAGTGGCTGGCATTGAATAGTATTAATAATATTCAGGCATGGAATGACTTCAGACGCCTTGGCTTTCCAAACTTCCCGAATTCTGTATCTTCGCCTACAGCTGGAGCACATCCTTTACGATTTATGTATCCGGAAACAGAGGTTAATACAAATAATCAAAATGTAGTGGCTCAGGGAGAGAATGGAGTCCTGACTTCTAAAGTATGGTGGGATGCAAATTAA